In one window of Solanum pennellii chromosome 2, SPENNV200 DNA:
- the LOC114075999 gene encoding cytochrome b561 and DOMON domain-containing protein At5g47530-like, giving the protein MPSRTVDITFRKSENQHGRWLAWAINPTSTGMIGSQAFVALQRSDGTLEAYTSPIDTYGTTLVKAQYINGQVIIFARFELPMNGSNVVNHVWQEGALQDDDTPGSHGMSGDNLRSFGTLNFHSGKTVALSSHNVKLNSRSKIKIAHGVINVASWGMMMPLGVVLARLRYLPLQEYPALWFNLHINCQSIAYFLGIAGGGLGFYLGRQSSSVKQHSCHRYIGAALLVLATLQVLAHRLRPSKEHKYRLYWNIYHWCTGYGTIIMGILNCFKGFQMMDVGIWKNAYIAFLASLAFVAVVLEVCRCYLNANKGTATPEGVSANSIEDKA; this is encoded by the exons ATGCCTTCTCGTACTGTCGATATCACCTTTAGGAAGTCTGAAAATCAGCACGGAAGATGGCTTGCTTGGGCTATAAACCCAACATCTACAGGGATGATCGGCTCCCAGGCTTTTGTTGCATTACAACGTTCTGATGGGACTCTCGAAGCATACACGTCACCTATCGACACCTATGGAACCACCCTTGTGAAAG CCCAGTATATCAATGGACAAGTCATCATCTTTGCGAGGTTTGAGCTACCTATGAATGGAAGCAATGTTGTGAATCATGTTTGGCAAGAAGGAGCACTACAAGATGATGATACACCAGGAAGTCATGGCATGTCAGGAGATAACTTGAGATCTTTTGGGACTTTGAATTTCCATTCTGGGAAAACTGTGGCTTTGAGTAGTCATAATGTAAAACTAAATTCAAGGTCTAAGATAAAGATAGCACATGGTGTTATCAATGTGGCTAGTTGGGGAATGATGATGCCACTTGGTGTTGTTCTTGCTAGATTGAGATATCTGCCATTACAAGAGTATCCAGCTTTGTGGTTCAATCTACATATTAATTGTCAAAGTATAGCTTATTTTCTTGGTATTGCTGGTGGAGGTTTGGGATTTTATCTTGGGAGACAATCTTCTTCAGTTAAACAACACTCTTGTCATAGGTACATTGGTGCTGCACTCTTAGTGCTTGCAACATTACAAGTGTTAGCTCATCGTCTACGGCCATCAAAGGAACACAAATACAGGTTGTATTGGAATATTTATCACTGGTGCACTGGTTATGGTACTATTATAATGGGAATTCTCAATTGTTTCAAAGGTTTCCAGATGATGGATGTCGGGATTTGGAAGAATGCTTACATTGCTTTTCTTGCTTCGTTGGCCTTTGTTGctgttgttcttgaagtttgCAGATGCTACCTCAACGCTAACAAAGGAACAGCTACACCAGAAGGAGTTTCTGCAAACAGTATAGAAGACAAGGCATAG
- the LOC107012039 gene encoding malate dehydrogenase, glyoxysomal-like: MQRSAERIATISAHLNPPPSSHQMEGLSAANCRAKGGSPGFKVAILGAAGGIGQPLAMLMKMNPLVSVLHLYDVANTPGVTADISHMDTGAVVRGFLGPQQLEDALTGMDLVIIPAGVPRKPGMTRDDLFNINAGIVKTLCEGIAKCCPKAIVNIISNPVNSTVPIAAEVFKMAGTFDPRRLLGVTMLDVVRANTFVAEVLGLDPREVDVPVVGGHAGVTILPLLSQIKPPCSFTPAETEHLTSRIQNGGTEVVEAKAGAGSATLSMAYAAVKFADACLHGLRGDAAIIQCAFVSSQVTELPFFASKVRLGRSGVEEIFPLGPLNEYERTGLEKAKKELATSIQKGVGFVKK; encoded by the exons ATGCAGCGAAGTGCTGAACGAATCGCCACCATCTCAGCCCATCTTAACCCTCCTCCTTCTTCTCACCAG ATGGAGGGATTGAGCGCAGCTAACTGCAGGGCGAAAGGGGGTTCTCCGGGGTTCAAAGTTGCGATCTTGGGTGCTGCAGGAGGTATTGGTCAGCCACTTGCAATGCTTATGAAGATGAATCCTTTGGTTTCGGTTCTGCATCTTTATGATGTTGCAAATACCCCTGGTGTAACTGCTGATATTAGCCACATGGATACTGGTGCTGTG GTTCGTGGTTTTCTAGGACCTCAACAATTAGAAGATGCTCTCACTGGCATGGACCTTGTAATAATCCCTGCTGGTGTTCCTAGAAAACCAGGCATGACAAGAGATGATCTTTTCAACATAAATGCAGGAATCGTGAAGACTTTATGTGAAGGAATTGCAAAGTGCTGTCCTAAGGCCATTGTCAATATAATTAGTAATCCTGTAAACTCTACAGTACCAATTGCTGCAGAGGTTTTCAAGATGGCTGGCACCTTTGATCCCAGGAGACTTTTAGGTGTCACTATGCTTGATGTCGTCAGAGCCAATACTTTTGTG GCTGAAGTTTTGGGGCTTGATCCTAGGGAAGTGGATGTTCCAGTTGTCGGGGGCCATGCTGGTGTTACAATTCTACCTCTTCTTTCCCAG ATTAAGCCTCCTTGTTCTTTTACCCCAGCGGAAACTGAACATTTAACATCTCGTATACAAAATGGTGGAACTGAGGTCGTTGAG GCAAAAGCTGGTGCTGGTTCGGCAACTCTCTCTATG GCATATGCTGCGGTTAAATTTGCTGATGCATGTTTGCATGGATTGAGAGGAGATGCTGCTATTATTCAATGTGCCTTTGTGTCTTCCCAG GTGACTGAACTTCCATTTTTTGCATCAAAAGTACGGCTTGGGCGTAGCGGAGTTGAAGAGATATTCCCCCTTGGTCCCCTAAATGAATACGAGAG GACTGGGCTTGAGAAGGCAAAGAAAGAGCTGGCAACAAGTATCCAGAAGGGCGTCGGGTTTGTCAAGAAATGA
- the LOC107010371 gene encoding uncharacterized protein LOC107010371, whose product MESFLNKISFISITIATLTLLLLYLKTPQTFINPNPKPHQKFPKSTCDFTHRTFTNINKHNRRIWSTKSWIQTVHSFTIQFQSLQAQNFFSNNSRILVVSAGAGHPVMALNNMGVNHVSGIEVVESHPLVRRADPHNLPFFDKVFHFGFSPYLERALFPARYVSEMERTVRDGGACVVAVEECGGEEVEEVVKLFKKSKLLAVKNVTLGGERRTSIVMKVVK is encoded by the coding sequence ATGGAGAGTTTCCTCAACAAAATCTCCTTCATATCCATTACAATTGCAACACTTACCCTTCTCCTCCTTTACCTCAAAACCCCACAGACCTTCATCAATCCCAATCCAAAACCCCACCAAAAATTCCCCAAATCCACCTGCGATTTCACCCATCGAACTTTTACCAATATAAACAAACACAATCGCCGTATATGGTCCACCAAATCATGGATCCAAACGGTCCATTCTTTCACAATTCAATTCCAATCCCTCCAGGCCCAAAATTTCTTCTCCAACAATTCTCGGATCTTAGTTGTATCAGCCGGGGCGGGTCATCCTGTTATGGCCCTGAATAACATGGGGGTTAACCATGTCTCCGGTATCGAGGTTGTTGAATCGCATCCTCTGGTGCGCCGTGCGGATCCACACAATCTGCCGTTTTTTGATAAGGTGTTTCATTTTGGGTTCAGCCCGTATTTAGAACGGGCCTTGTTTCCGGCCCGATACGTGAGCGAAATGGAGAGAACGGTGAGAGATGGCGGCGCGTGTGTTGTGGCTGTGGAAGAGTGTGGTGGCGAAGAGGTGGAAGAAGTGGTGAAATTGTTCAAAAAGTCGAAGCTGTTAGCGGTGAAGAACGTGACTTTGGGTGGTGAAAGAAGGACAAGTATTGTAATGAAAGTTGTGAAGTGA
- the LOC107010870 gene encoding basic 7S globulin-like codes for MALSYYYIFPFYCFLLIITISTYNSLAKTTFHPKTLFLAVKKDPISLQHISEIQQRTPLVPLKLSIHLAGDSVWVDCEKGYSSSSYKAAHCKSSQCKLASTTLCGDCLVGLVERGPGCNKDACYNTIENPLVQILTRGEIAQDVLTIKSINGPFVGPVATIPNYIFSCAGSYVTQDLGKDVKGTIGFGHQSAVSLPVQLASAFKFTRKFAICLSSSTERNGIIFIGNSPYLFNGGFDASRDLIYTPTITSPYDVVRDKKISEYYITVSSISINGKNVPINKTLLSLEKQGGTSISTGLPYTMLASSIYKAVTEAFVNEMPKEVRSVAPVEPFTTCFNSRDIGMSRLGFNAPEINIGLHKKNMHWTITGANSLVKVNEDVVCLAFVERLSRDWGEAIIIGTYQMQDNLVEFDISRRRIGFSNSLFFRQTMCSNQNYT; via the exons ATGGCATTGTCCTACTATTATATCTTTCCATTTTATTGCTTTCTTCTCATAATAACAATATCAACTTATAATTCCCTAGCTAAAACCACATTCCATCCTAAAACACTATTTCTTGCAGTAAAAAAAGATCCAATTAGCCTACAACACATATCTGAAATTCAACAAAGAACACCTTTAGTTCCCCTTAAACTCTCAATCCATCTTGCTGGTGATAGTGTATGGGTAGATTGTGAAAAAGGGTACAGTAGTTCAAGTTACAAAGCAGCTCACTGCAAATCAAGTCAATGTAAACTTGCTAGCACCACACTATGTGGAGATTGTCTTGTGGGATTAGTGGAACGTGGTCCTGGATGTAACAAAGATGCATGCTACAACACTATTGAAAATCCACTTGTTCAAATATTGACAAGGGGTGAAATCGCACAAGATGTTTTGACAATCAAATCCATTAACGGACCTTTTGTAG GCCCTGTTGCAACGATACCAAACTATATATTCAGCTGCGCTGGATCATATGTAACTCAAGATCTAGGTAAAGATGTTAAAGGAACAATTGGTTTTGGACATCAAAGTGCAGTATCACTTCCTGTTCAACTTGCATCAGCTTTCAAATTCACCCGAAAATTCGCCATTTGCTTGAGCTCATCAACAGAACGAAATGGTATAATCTTCATTGGTAACAGCCCTTATTTGTTTAACGGTGGCTTTGATGCCTCGCGAGATCTTATCTACACACCTACAATTACCAGCCCATACGACGTTGTAAGAGACAAGAAGATCTCTGAATACTACATTACAGTTTCATCTATTAGCATCAATGGCAAAAATGTACCAATTAATAAAACGTTGCTTTCATTGGAAAAACAAGGTGGAACAAGTATTAGCACGGGTTTGCCTTATACTATGTTGGCGAGTTCTATTTACAAGGCGGTAACAGAAGCTTTTGTTAATGAAATGCCAAAAGAGGTTAGATCTGTAGCTCCAGTTGAACCATTTACAACTTGTTTTAACTCGAGAGATATTGGTATGTCGCGCCTTGGCTTCAATGCTCCTGAAATTAACATTGGTTTACATAAGAAAAATATGCATTGGACTATTACTGGAGCAAATTCGCTGGTGAAAGTTAACGAGGATGTTGTATGTCTAGCCTTTGTTGAACGATTAAGTAGAGATTGGGGAGAAGCTATTATTATCGGTACGTATCAAATGCAGGATAACTTGGTGGAATTTGATATTTCCAGAAGAAGAATTGGTTTCAGTAACTCACTGTTTTTCCGTCAGACTATGTGTTCGAACCAGAACTATACCTAG